In Bacteroidota bacterium, one DNA window encodes the following:
- the purT gene encoding formate-dependent phosphoribosylglycinamide formyltransferase, which yields MTKKILLLGSGELGKEFVIAAKRLGQYVVAVDSYNDAPAQQVADEREVIDMLDGAALDRVVAKHQPDIIVPEIEAIRTERFYDYEKQGVQVVPSARAANFTMNRKAIRDLAAKELGLRTAKYAYAKTREEFDAAIAEIGIPCVVKPLMSSSGKGQSTVKTAADVDHAWEYATTKGRGDLIEVIVEEFIKFESEITLLTVTQKNGKTLFCPPIGHRQERGDYQESWQPAAISDAQLREAQDMAAKVTQALTGFGIWGVEFFLGKDTVYFSELSPRPHDTGMVTLGGTQNLSEFELHCRAVLGFPIPEITLERAGASAVVLADAESQNRPEYSGVEDALAMSKVDVRVFGKPTTRKYRRMAVALAFDTPGTNTDELRARARQAADLVKVIVR from the coding sequence ATGACAAAGAAAATACTTCTCCTCGGCTCCGGTGAACTCGGCAAAGAATTCGTAATCGCCGCAAAGCGGCTTGGGCAGTACGTCGTTGCGGTCGATTCGTACAACGATGCACCCGCGCAGCAGGTGGCTGACGAGCGCGAGGTGATCGATATGCTCGACGGTGCCGCGCTCGACCGCGTCGTCGCAAAGCACCAGCCCGACATCATCGTCCCCGAGATCGAAGCCATCCGCACCGAACGCTTCTACGACTACGAGAAGCAGGGCGTGCAGGTCGTGCCGAGCGCGCGTGCGGCGAACTTCACGATGAACCGCAAGGCGATTCGCGATCTCGCCGCGAAGGAGCTTGGCCTTCGCACGGCGAAGTACGCCTACGCGAAGACGCGCGAGGAGTTCGATGCGGCCATTGCCGAGATCGGCATTCCGTGTGTGGTCAAGCCGCTGATGTCCTCAAGTGGGAAAGGACAGTCCACCGTCAAGACGGCGGCCGACGTCGATCACGCATGGGAGTATGCAACGACGAAGGGCCGCGGCGACCTGATCGAAGTGATCGTCGAAGAATTCATCAAGTTTGAATCGGAGATCACGCTACTCACCGTCACGCAAAAGAACGGAAAGACGCTCTTTTGTCCGCCGATCGGTCACCGCCAGGAACGCGGCGATTATCAGGAAAGCTGGCAGCCCGCGGCGATTAGCGACGCACAGCTTCGTGAAGCGCAGGATATGGCGGCGAAAGTCACGCAGGCGCTTACGGGCTTTGGCATTTGGGGTGTGGAGTTCTTCTTGGGGAAGGACACGGTCTATTTCTCCGAGCTTTCGCCCCGTCCGCATGACACTGGGATGGTGACGCTCGGCGGGACGCAGAATCTCTCGGAGTTCGAACTGCATTGCCGTGCCGTGCTTGGGTTTCCGATCCCAGAGATCACCCTCGAACGAGCGGGTGCGAGTGCTGTCGTGTTGGCGGATGCAGAGTCGCAGAACCGCCCGGAGTATTCCGGTGTCGAAGATGCGCTCGCAATGTCGAAGGTGGACGTTCGTGTATTCGGAAAACCGACGACACGCAAATACCGCCGCATGGCAGTCGCACTTGCATTCGACACACCCGGTACGAATACGGATGAACTCCGCGCGCGCGCAAGACAAGCGGCGGATTTGGTGAAGGTGATCGTGCGGTAA
- a CDS encoding S9 family peptidase, whose translation MYRSIPLILICMSLSFASTDSLAQLRYPHPAKDNVVDEYFGTKVADPYRWLENTDSALTHEWVEAENKVTFGYLDQIPFRAKMKARMEEILNYPKFSAPQKIGKYYIFTKNDGLQNQAVTFIQEGLGGEPRVLLDPNSMSADGTVALGGTYASNDDKYLAYSVQKAGSDWQELFVLDLATGKKLSDHIEWVKFSGAAWYRNGFFYSRFDAPKQGTYTTANENMKVYYHTLGENQSQDMLMYEDPANPKYMNYMGATEDERFITLYIRIPGRKGNILKIKDTQHPELGFVTLNNDPDVDCGIVESNGEDIYLMTNRNAPKNMVVVTRIDNSTSWKPVIAESDNVLENVSMVGGKLIATYMKDASNHVFVYDLNGTKLYEIALPTVGSVSGFGGKKSDTEVFYTFSSFTYPATIYHYDLKTNTSTLFRKSQVKFNPDDYEAKQVFYPSKDGTKIPMFIVHKKGLKLDGKNPCYLYAYGGFNVSLTPGFSTARIVLLESGAVFAMPNLRGGGEYGEKWHEAGTKMHKQNVFDDFIAAADYLCANGYTSHEKLAIAGGSNGGLLVGAVMTQRPDICKVALPSVGVMDMLRYHKFTIGYGWAADYGTSDDSKEMFEYLYHYSPLHNIRAGIAYPATMVTTADHDDRVVPGHSFKFAATLQEKYSGPNPQLIRIETKAGHGGGKPLSKFIEETVDEYSFFLYNVGASPQY comes from the coding sequence ATGTATCGCTCCATTCCACTCATTCTCATTTGCATGAGCCTTTCTTTCGCCTCGACGGATTCTCTCGCTCAACTGAGGTACCCGCATCCTGCCAAAGACAATGTCGTCGATGAATACTTCGGTACGAAGGTCGCCGATCCGTATCGTTGGCTCGAGAATACCGATAGCGCCCTGACGCATGAATGGGTCGAAGCCGAGAACAAGGTTACCTTCGGATACTTAGACCAAATTCCGTTTCGTGCGAAGATGAAAGCACGGATGGAAGAAATCCTAAATTACCCAAAATTTTCTGCGCCGCAGAAGATCGGCAAATACTACATCTTCACGAAGAACGACGGTCTTCAGAATCAGGCCGTGACATTTATTCAGGAAGGCCTCGGCGGCGAGCCGCGTGTGCTGCTCGATCCGAACAGCATGAGTGCCGACGGTACCGTCGCCCTTGGCGGAACGTATGCATCGAACGACGATAAGTATCTGGCCTACTCTGTTCAGAAGGCCGGCTCCGATTGGCAGGAGCTCTTCGTTCTCGATCTTGCTACCGGCAAGAAGCTCAGCGACCACATCGAATGGGTCAAGTTCTCCGGCGCCGCGTGGTATCGCAACGGATTCTTCTACTCTCGGTTCGACGCGCCGAAGCAAGGCACGTACACCACCGCGAACGAGAACATGAAGGTGTACTACCATACGCTTGGTGAGAACCAAAGCCAGGACATGCTGATGTACGAAGACCCCGCCAACCCGAAGTACATGAACTACATGGGCGCGACGGAGGACGAACGGTTCATCACCCTCTACATTCGTATCCCGGGCCGTAAGGGCAACATCCTCAAGATCAAAGACACCCAGCATCCCGAACTCGGTTTCGTCACGCTCAACAACGACCCGGATGTCGATTGCGGCATCGTGGAATCGAACGGCGAGGATATTTACCTCATGACGAATCGCAATGCCCCGAAGAATATGGTCGTCGTTACCCGCATCGACAATTCGACGTCGTGGAAGCCGGTGATTGCGGAATCGGATAACGTCCTCGAAAACGTCTCGATGGTCGGCGGCAAACTCATCGCGACATACATGAAGGACGCGAGCAACCATGTGTTCGTGTACGATCTCAACGGAACGAAGCTCTACGAGATCGCGCTGCCGACCGTCGGTTCGGTCAGCGGCTTTGGCGGCAAGAAGTCCGATACCGAGGTGTTCTACACCTTCTCATCGTTCACCTATCCGGCGACGATCTATCATTACGATCTCAAGACGAACACGTCGACGCTCTTCCGCAAGTCTCAGGTGAAGTTCAATCCCGACGATTACGAAGCGAAACAGGTCTTCTATCCGAGCAAGGATGGCACGAAGATCCCGATGTTTATCGTGCATAAGAAAGGCCTGAAGCTCGACGGCAAGAATCCGTGCTATCTCTACGCATACGGCGGTTTCAACGTAAGCCTGACGCCCGGTTTCAGCACGGCGCGCATCGTGTTGCTCGAAAGCGGAGCGGTCTTCGCAATGCCGAATCTGCGCGGCGGCGGCGAATACGGCGAGAAGTGGCACGAGGCCGGCACGAAGATGCACAAGCAGAACGTGTTCGACGACTTTATCGCTGCAGCGGACTATCTCTGCGCGAACGGCTACACATCACATGAGAAACTCGCCATCGCGGGCGGCTCGAACGGCGGATTGCTCGTGGGTGCGGTGATGACGCAGCGACCGGATATCTGCAAGGTCGCACTGCCGTCGGTCGGCGTGATGGATATGCTTCGCTATCACAAGTTCACGATCGGATACGGGTGGGCAGCAGATTACGGTACGAGCGACGACAGCAAAGAGATGTTCGAATATCTCTATCATTATTCGCCGCTGCACAATATCCGCGCCGGCATTGCGTACCCTGCAACAATGGTGACGACCGCCGATCACGACGACCGTGTCGTGCCGGGACATTCATTCAAGTTCGCAGCGACGCTCCAAGAGAAATATTCCGGCCCGAACCCGCAACTCATTCGTATCGAGACAAAGGCCGGACACGGCGGCGGCAAACCGCTCTCGAAATTCATCGAGGAGACCGTGGACGAGTACTCGTTCTTCCTCTACAACGTCGGCGCTTCGCCACAGTACTAA